CGTCTCCGACATACCGATGGCCCCGCCCACTGCTTCAGCCACCGGGCCGCTGAGGACAAGCATGGCCGCCACCAGGGCAGCGCCAACCACGGCCACGACGGTCACGGCGAGCATGGTGCCGCGCAGCTTGACGAAGCCGCGGCCTTCGTCCACCTCGTAGACTCGGTTCATGGCCCGGCTAAAGGCCGTGGTGTAGCCGGAAGCTGACCACAAGGCCACCAAAATACCGAAGACCAGGGCCAAACCTGCGGTGTTGGACTTAGTCAGCTCTTCGATGGGCTGGCGCATGGCCTCGACGCCCGGCCCCGGCGCGAATTGCTGGACGATGTCCAGGAGCGCCCCGGTCGTCTTCCCGGCATCGCCAAAGATACCGATCAGGGAAACCAGGGCGAGCAGCGCCGGGAACATGGAAAGGACCGCGTAGTAGGTCAAACCCGCGGCCGCGTCGGGGCACTGGTCCTTGGTGAACTCACGCAGCGTGCGCTTGGCAATGTACGTCCAGGTGGGCTTCACAAGGTCATTGGGACTGTCCGGCTTCCGGGAGTCCTCGGGAGAAGGGGCAGTAGCTGCCTTCGCGGTGCTGGTCTTTTCAGTTTCGTTAGTACTCATGAGGCACCTGTCCGTGGGGGATAGCTTGCGCGAACAACTGACCCAACAATACTAAGCATGCTGATTATCACAAGGGAAGTCCGTTGCCCCAATCAGGCCGGCGCCCACGGGCCGGCTTTCACAGTCCGCCCTAGGCGGTGCGGTCCGTCACCACCAGGCCCAGCGGCGACGCGATGACGGAGCGGATCACCTGCCCGGCAGCGCCAAGCAAGGTACCGGCGTGCTTGAGTCCGGACACCTTGAGGTCTTCGGGGCGCACCAGGCCCGGGGCGTGGCGCTCCACGCTGGCCAACACCGCGGGACGCAGCCACTCGGCGAGTTCGGCGAAGTGACCGCCCAGGACCACGGCTTCAATATCCATCAACCGGGCTGATGAGGCGAGCGCGACGCCCAAGTACTTTCCGGCGTCGTCCACTGCTTTGACGGCGCGCGGCTCCTTGTCCGCCAAGGCGGCCAGCAAAGCTGCCGTCCGTCCGGAGAGTGGACCGGGGGCAATCCCGGCAGCCTCGAACACAGCCTCCTGGCCCGCGAAAGTTTCCAGGCATCCCACGCCGCCGCAGGAACATCCGGACCCCTCCGGGTGCACCACAATATGGCCGAGCTCCCCGGCCGAACCGCCGGGGCCCGTGTAGAGCTCGGAGCCGATGATGACGCCGCCACCTACGCCTACTTCGCCGGAGACGTAGAGGAAATCGGGCTGGCCTGCCCCGTACCAAAGCTCGCCCAAGGCAGCGCTGTTGGCCTCATTGGACAAGCGGACACCCAGCGGCACATCACCCAGCAGCGCGTCCACGTTCAATTGCTCATGCTCCCAATGCAGGTTGGGAGCGGACAGGACAACACTGCGGGCCTCATCCACGAGGCCCGGAACGGCAAGCCCGCCTCCCAGGATGGCTATGTCCCCGGCAGCCGCGGCGCCCTTCGCCTCGCCGGCAAGTTCTGCGAGCTTGGCCATGACCTCGCCGGGTTTAAGACCACGGTTATGCGACTCCACAGTGGTGGTGAAGCGGAGGTTTCCCCCGAGGTCCACCAGCCCCACCGCGAGGTAATCCACGTTGATTTCCATGCCCACCACGCCCCGCCTGGGGCTGAGCTCCAGGCTCTGGCCTGGCCGGCCGCGTTCGCCGTCCCTGTAGAGGCCCACCTCGGAAACGAGCCCGGATTCCACCAACTCCGCAACCAGGCTGGACACGGCCGCCTTGGTGAGGCCGGTTGCCGCAGCCAGCTGCGCCCGGCTTGGCTTGGCGTCTCCCGTCCGGGCTATGGAGTCCAGGACCAGTGAAAGATTACGACGGCGGACGTCACCCACCCGCCCGGGCGCGGCGTTCTCATTCACTGGCATGGGACTTCCTCGCGGCTTGAAAGTTTCTTGTCGGATTCCATTGACCATGATCCATCATCACCCATATAGTTCAGATTGAAAACTAATTGGAGTGCTTTTCTCAGGTGCCTCCGTCCACGCATTGCAAAGGAGCAAGAATGTCCCCGCAACCCACACCCCAGGACCGTTTCACCTTTGGCCTCTGGACTGTTGGCTGGACCGGCAATGATCCCTTCGGTGTTCCCACCCGCGAGGCGCTGGACCCGGTGGAAGCCGTCCACAAGCTGAGTGAGCTTGGCGCCTATGGCATTACGTTCCATGACAACGATCTGGTCCCGTTCGACGCCACCGCGTCCGAACGCGACCTCATCCTCAAGAACTTCAAGGGCGCCCTCGCAGAAACGGGCCTCAAGGTGCCCATGGTCACCACCAACCTGTTCAGCCACACGGTCTTCAAGGACGGCGGCTTCACGTCCAACGACCGATCCATCCGCCGCTACGCCCTGAGCAAGGTCCTGAGGAACATCGATCTTGCCGCTGAGCTCGGCGCAGAAACGTTCGTCATGTGGGGCGGCCGCGAAGGCAGCGAGTATGACGGCTCCAAGGACCTTTCCGCAGCACTGGACCGCATGAAGGAAGGCGTCGACACCGCTGCGGGCTACATCAAGGAGAAGGGCTATGGCCTGCGCATCGCACTGGAGCCCAAGCCGAACGAGCCCAGGGGCGACATTTTCCTCCCGACCGTAGGCCACGCCCTGGCATTTATTGCCCAGCTGGAACACGGCGACATTGTCGGCCTCAACCCGGAGACCGGCCACGAGCAAATGGCAGGCCTGAACTTCACCCACGGAATCGCCCAGGCACTGTGGGCCGGCAAGCTCTTCCACATTGATCTCAACGGCCAGCGCGGCATCAAGTACGACCAGGACCTGGTGTTCGGCCACGGCGACCTCACCAGCGCCTTCTTCACCGTCGACCTCCTGGAGAACGGCTTCCCGAACGGCGGACCCAAGTACGACGGTCCGCGCCACTTCGACTACAAGCCCTCACGCACCGACGGTTACGACGGCGTCTGGGAGTCGGCCAAGTCCAACATGGCCATGTACCTGCTCCTCAAGGAACGTGCCGTTGCCTTCCGCGCGGACCCCGAAGTCCAGGAAGCACTCGCAACCTCCGGCGTGTTCGAACTCGGCGAATCCACCCTGGCCGCCGGCGAGACCACCGCGGACCTCCTGGCTGACGCATCAGCCTTCGAGTCGTTCGACGCCAACAAGGCCGCGGAGCGCTCCTTCGCCTTCATCAGGCTGAACCAGCTGGCCATCGAGCACCTCCTCGGCGCCCGCTGATTCATTCCATCGTGAAGTTGCGGTGGCCGGTCCGGCTTTGACCCCGGGCCGGCCACCGCACCCGATCCGTTTACACGAAAGATAAGAGAGTTATGCCCCTCGTCGCCGGGATCGACAGTTCCACCCAGTCCTGCAAGGTAGTCATCAGGGACGCAGCAACCGGCGCCCTGGTGCGCCAGGGCCGCGCAGCCCACCCGGAAGGCACCGAAGTCCACCCCGACCATTGGTGGAACGCGCTGCAGGAAGCCATCGCCCAAGCGGGCGGATTGGACGACGTCGATGCCGTTTCCGTAGGCGGCCAGCAACACGGCATGGTGTGCCTCGACGAGTCCGGCGAGGTGGTGCGGCCGGCGCTTCTGTGGAATGACACGCGCTCCGCTCCCGACGCCGAAGCCATGGTTATGGAGGCAGGCGAAGGAGATCCGGCTGGCGGCGCAGCGCAGTGGGCCGCGCTCACCGGCACTGTCCCGGTAGCATCCCTGACAGCCACCAAGCTGCGCTGGCTTGCACGCAACGAGCCGGAAAACGCCCGACGCACCGCTGCGGTTTGCCTGCCGCATGACTGGTTGTCGTGGCGGCTTGCCGGTCACGGTCCGGGATCGGGCCCCGAGCCGCTGCGCCTGCTCCGCACAGACCGCTCCGATGCTTCCGGGACAGGCTACTTCTCCACCGAACGCAATGAATTCCTGCCGCAGGTCCTTGAGAACACGCTGGGTCATGTGCCCCTGCTGCCCGTAGTCCTTGGACCACTGGAAGCGGGCGGCAAAACTCCCGCCGGCGCCCTGATCGGACCCGGCGCCGGGGACAACGCCGCAGCGGGACTCGGCGTCAGCGCCGCCGTCGGAGATGTCGTGGTGTCGATCGGCACCTCCGGGACAGTCTTTGCCGTATCCGATGTTCCGGCCAAGGACGCCAGAGGCCTGGTGGCGGGGTTCGCCGACGCCACAGGCAACTACCTCCCCCTCGCCTGTACCCTCAACGCCACCAGGATCTTCGATGCCACCGCATCGTTGCTCGGGGTTGACCTTGCCGAACTGGGCCGGCTGGCGTTGTCCGCTCCGGAGGGTGCCGGCGGCCTGACGCTCATTCCTTATTTCCAGGGTGAACGCACTCCGAACCTTCCCAATGCCACCGGCTCCCTTCATGGGCTCACGGTGTCCAATTACACGCCCGCGAACCTGGCGCGCGCCGCCGTCGAGGGTGTCCTGTGTTCGCTGGCCGACGGCCTTGCGGCGCTTCAGGCGCAAGGCGTGGCCGCCCGGCGGATCATCCTGGTGGGCGGAGGCGCGCAATCCGAGGCCGTGCAGCAGGTGGCCGCCGCGGCGTTCGGGCTGCCCGTGTCCGTGCCGGAACCGGGAGAGTACGTCGCCGACGGCGCAGCACGTCAGGCCGCCGGAGTCCTCACCGGATCGCTTCCGGACTGGGAGATGGAGGGAACCAACGTTGCCGCCGGTTCCCCGGACCCGGAGTTCCTGGCCAGGTACCGTCATTACGCCGCGAAGGCAGCCAACCACTGATCGGCGTTGCCGGTGCTCTATCGTGACAGGGTGAGCCCCGAACAATCCGCCCCCAGTCGGCCTCCGGTCATGGAAGACGTCGCCCGCGTGGCCGGCGTCTCCCACCAGACAGTTTCCCGGGTCCTGAACAACCATCCGAACGTCAGCGCAAAAACCAAAGAGCGCGTCGAGCAGGCGATCACCGAGCTCGGGTACCGGCGGAACACCGCTGCCCGCAGCTTGGTGACACGCCGGTCCCAGACCATTGGTGTGCTCGGGAGCGAAATGGGCCAATACGGTCCGTCGCGTACCCTGCTTGGAGTACAGCAGGCGGCGCGGGACGCCGGGTACTTCGTCAGCGTCGCCGGGCTGCGGGACGTGACACCGGAAACCATCAAGGACGCAGTGGCGCACTTCATGGACCAGGGCGTGGACGGCATCGTGGTGATCGTCCCGCACCCGGGGACGTTCGAGGTGTTGCACCAAGTCACAAGCCAAGTGCCCTTGGTAGCCGTAGGTGCCGTGGGGGACGAAGAGTTGAGCGGCGCCGCCGTCGATCAGCGTGAGGGGGCCCGGCTCGCGGTCCAGCACCTCATTGAACTCGGGCACCGCAGGATAGGGCACCTCTCCGGCCCCACTGACTGGATTGACGCAGCCGCCCGCATCGAAGGGTGGCAGGAGGCCCTGCAGGGGGCCGGGCTGGAGCCGGCGGAGTTGATCGAAGGCGACTGGAGTGCCGAATGCGGCTATCGCGAAGGCCTCAGGATCGCCGCCGACCGCACTGTGACGGCGTTGTTCGTAGCCAATGACCAAATGGCCCTGGGCGTCTTGCGCGCTTTCCACGAATCGGGAACACGGGTTCCGGAAGACATCAGCGTGGTGGGCTTCGACGACCAACCTGAATCTGCGTTCTTCATTCCGCCACTGACAACCGTCGCCCAGGATTTCGAAGAGCTGGGCCGGCGCTGCATCGATCTTATGCTCCACCTGGTGGAGAACGGCCCGGGCGTCACTGCCGCAACCGTGGCGCCCCGTCTGGTGACGCGCAAGACCACCTCCGCCCCTCCCAACTGAGTCGCAGCACTGCGCGTTTTGAGCCGTGAAAACGCGCACTGCTGCGACTCAGTTGGGGGCGGCGGTGAGTGGGGGGCTTGACTTGCTTGTTGTTAGCGCTAACAATTGCAGCAGACCCTTTGTCCGCCCCTTCACCCCTCCCCACTTCACCCGACCCCCGGCAACGAGGCCTTGGCCAGCCGGATGGAGAATCCCATGAACCCCGTAGAAAACTCACCCTTGGATCAGCAGTACGTCATCGGCGTCGATTTCGGGACGCTGTCCGGACGCGCGGTAGTAGTCCGCGTCTCGGACGGGCTGGAACTCGGCAGTGGCGTGTTCGAGTATCCGCATGCCGTGGTGTCCGAGGTACTCCCCGCTACCGGCGAGCGCCTCCCCGCCGATTGGGCCCTCCAGGTTCCCAACGACTACCGCGACGTCCTGCGCAACGCAGTCCCCGCCGCCGTCGCCGACGCGGGCATCGATCCAGAGAACGTCGTGGGCATCGCCACTGACTTCACGGCCTGCACCATGGTCCCGACGACGGCGGACGGCACTCCGCTGAACGAACTGGACCGCTTCGCTGACCGGCCGCATGCCTACGTCAAGCTCTGGCGTCACCATGCCGCGCAGCCCCAGGCGGACCGCATTAACCAGCTTGCGGAAGAGCGGACGGAAGCGTGGCTGCCCCGCTACGGCGGGTTGATCTCCTCCGAATGGGAATTCGCCAAGGGCCTTCAGCTGCTTGAGGAAGACCCCGAGATCTACGCTGCGATGGACCACTGGGTGGAAGCGGCGGATTGGATCGTCTGGCAGCTGTGCGGCACCTACGTTCGGAACGCCTGCACAGCCGGGTACAAGGGCATTCTCCAGGACGGGCAATACCCGTCCAAAGACTTCCTCACGGCACTCAACCCGCAGTTCGGGGACTTCGTTGACGACAAGCTCGCCCACCGCATCGGGCGCCTCGGCGAAGCGGCGGGAACCTTGACGGAGGAAGCTGCAGCCTGGACCGGATTGCCGGCCGGGATCGCCGTGGCTGTTGGCAATGTGGATGCCCATGTCTGCGCCCCTGCGGCGAACGCGGTCGAACCTGGCCAGTTGGTGGCCATCATGGGCACATCGACGTGCCACGTTATGAACGGGGACACCTTGCGTGAGGTCCCCGGCATGTGCGGAGTGGTCGACGGCGGAATCGTGGACGGGCTGTGGGGTTACGAAGCAGGGCAGTCCGGTGTGGGGGACATCTTCGGCTGGTTCACCAAGAACGGCGTTCCACCGGAATACCACCAAGCTGCCTCGGCTCAAGGCGTCAGCGTCCACGAGTACTTGACCGAACTCGCAGAAAAGCAGGAAATCGGCCAGCACGGCCTGATTGCGTTGGACTGGCACTCCGGTAACCGCTCGGTGCTGGTGGATCACGAACTTTCCGGCGTTGTTGTGGGCCAAACGTTGGCCACCAAACCGGAGGACACCTACCGGGCGCTGCTCGAGGCCACGGCATTCGGCACCCGGACGATCGTGGACGCCTTCCGCGACTCCGGCGTTCCGGTAAAGGAGTTCATCGTGGCAGGCGGGCTCCTCAAGAACAAGCTCCTCATGCAGATCTACGCCGACGTCACGGGTCTGCAGCTCTCCACGATCGGTTCGGAACAAGGCCCGGCGCTGGGCTCGGCCATCCACGCTGCAGTGGCTGCGGGCAAGTACAAGGACATCCGCGAAGCCGCCGCGGCCATGGCTGCAGCCCCGGGTGCCGTGTACACGCCCATCCCTGAAAACGTCGCGGCCTACCAGGCACTGTTCAACGAGTACCGGACCCTCCACGACTACTTCGGTCGCGGCACCAACGACGTGATGCATCGGCTCAAGGCCATCCAGCGGAAAGCGGCGTCCAAGGGAAGCGCATCAGCGATGGCCGGCGACGCACCGCCGTCGAACGCCGCGTCCCAAGCAAGCCAAGCACTGGAAGGTGCCACCGCATGAGCTCCCTCCAGGACACCATCGCCGCAGTCCGGCAAGAAGTCTGCAGGCTGCACGCCGAACTGACCCGCTACCAACTGGTGGTGTGGACGGCCGGCAACGTCTCGGGCAGGATCCCCGGCCACGAGCTCATGGTCATTAAACCGTCCGGCGTTTCCTATGACGACCTAACCCCTGAACAAATGGTGGTCACCGACCTCCATGGCGTGCCGGTCGACAGCATCACCACCGGCACTGGCCAAACCATCTCTTGGCACAATCCGGCCCTGTCGCCGTCCTCCGATACCGCTGCACATGCTTACGTGTACCGGAACATGCCCGAGGTGGGCGGGGTGGTCCACACGCATTCCACCTACGCCACGGCGTGGGCTGCCCGCGGAGAGGACATCCCCTGCGTGCTGACCATGATGGGGGACGAATTCGGCGGCCCGATCCCCGTGGGGCCGTTTGCGCTGATCGGTGACGACTCCATTGGCAAG
The Paenarthrobacter ureafaciens genome window above contains:
- a CDS encoding YihY/virulence factor BrkB family protein; this encodes MSTNETEKTSTAKAATAPSPEDSRKPDSPNDLVKPTWTYIAKRTLREFTKDQCPDAAAGLTYYAVLSMFPALLALVSLIGIFGDAGKTTGALLDIVQQFAPGPGVEAMRQPIEELTKSNTAGLALVFGILVALWSASGYTTAFSRAMNRVYEVDEGRGFVKLRGTMLAVTVVAVVGAALVAAMLVLSGPVAEAVGGAIGMSETFLTIWNIAKWPVLILIVVAIIAVLYYFTPNVKQPKFRWMSMGSLIALVIFALASLGFGFYVANFSNYNKTYGALAGVIIMLLWLWILNMSLLFGAEFDAEMERGRQLQGGIEAEETIQLPPRDTKKSDKMQEKEDELVRSGEEIREVHGKGESGRSS
- a CDS encoding ROK family transcriptional regulator gives rise to the protein MPVNENAAPGRVGDVRRRNLSLVLDSIARTGDAKPSRAQLAAATGLTKAAVSSLVAELVESGLVSEVGLYRDGERGRPGQSLELSPRRGVVGMEINVDYLAVGLVDLGGNLRFTTTVESHNRGLKPGEVMAKLAELAGEAKGAAAAGDIAILGGGLAVPGLVDEARSVVLSAPNLHWEHEQLNVDALLGDVPLGVRLSNEANSAALGELWYGAGQPDFLYVSGEVGVGGGVIIGSELYTGPGGSAGELGHIVVHPEGSGCSCGGVGCLETFAGQEAVFEAAGIAPGPLSGRTAALLAALADKEPRAVKAVDDAGKYLGVALASSARLMDIEAVVLGGHFAELAEWLRPAVLASVERHAPGLVRPEDLKVSGLKHAGTLLGAAGQVIRSVIASPLGLVVTDRTA
- the xylA gene encoding xylose isomerase, encoding MSPQPTPQDRFTFGLWTVGWTGNDPFGVPTREALDPVEAVHKLSELGAYGITFHDNDLVPFDATASERDLILKNFKGALAETGLKVPMVTTNLFSHTVFKDGGFTSNDRSIRRYALSKVLRNIDLAAELGAETFVMWGGREGSEYDGSKDLSAALDRMKEGVDTAAGYIKEKGYGLRIALEPKPNEPRGDIFLPTVGHALAFIAQLEHGDIVGLNPETGHEQMAGLNFTHGIAQALWAGKLFHIDLNGQRGIKYDQDLVFGHGDLTSAFFTVDLLENGFPNGGPKYDGPRHFDYKPSRTDGYDGVWESAKSNMAMYLLLKERAVAFRADPEVQEALATSGVFELGESTLAAGETTADLLADASAFESFDANKAAERSFAFIRLNQLAIEHLLGAR
- the xylB gene encoding xylulokinase, translated to MPLVAGIDSSTQSCKVVIRDAATGALVRQGRAAHPEGTEVHPDHWWNALQEAIAQAGGLDDVDAVSVGGQQHGMVCLDESGEVVRPALLWNDTRSAPDAEAMVMEAGEGDPAGGAAQWAALTGTVPVASLTATKLRWLARNEPENARRTAAVCLPHDWLSWRLAGHGPGSGPEPLRLLRTDRSDASGTGYFSTERNEFLPQVLENTLGHVPLLPVVLGPLEAGGKTPAGALIGPGAGDNAAAGLGVSAAVGDVVVSIGTSGTVFAVSDVPAKDARGLVAGFADATGNYLPLACTLNATRIFDATASLLGVDLAELGRLALSAPEGAGGLTLIPYFQGERTPNLPNATGSLHGLTVSNYTPANLARAAVEGVLCSLADGLAALQAQGVAARRIILVGGGAQSEAVQQVAAAAFGLPVSVPEPGEYVADGAARQAAGVLTGSLPDWEMEGTNVAAGSPDPEFLARYRHYAAKAANH
- a CDS encoding LacI family DNA-binding transcriptional regulator, whose product is MEDVARVAGVSHQTVSRVLNNHPNVSAKTKERVEQAITELGYRRNTAARSLVTRRSQTIGVLGSEMGQYGPSRTLLGVQQAARDAGYFVSVAGLRDVTPETIKDAVAHFMDQGVDGIVVIVPHPGTFEVLHQVTSQVPLVAVGAVGDEELSGAAVDQREGARLAVQHLIELGHRRIGHLSGPTDWIDAAARIEGWQEALQGAGLEPAELIEGDWSAECGYREGLRIAADRTVTALFVANDQMALGVLRAFHESGTRVPEDISVVGFDDQPESAFFIPPLTTVAQDFEELGRRCIDLMLHLVENGPGVTAATVAPRLVTRKTTSAPPN
- the araB gene encoding ribulokinase; its protein translation is MNPVENSPLDQQYVIGVDFGTLSGRAVVVRVSDGLELGSGVFEYPHAVVSEVLPATGERLPADWALQVPNDYRDVLRNAVPAAVADAGIDPENVVGIATDFTACTMVPTTADGTPLNELDRFADRPHAYVKLWRHHAAQPQADRINQLAEERTEAWLPRYGGLISSEWEFAKGLQLLEEDPEIYAAMDHWVEAADWIVWQLCGTYVRNACTAGYKGILQDGQYPSKDFLTALNPQFGDFVDDKLAHRIGRLGEAAGTLTEEAAAWTGLPAGIAVAVGNVDAHVCAPAANAVEPGQLVAIMGTSTCHVMNGDTLREVPGMCGVVDGGIVDGLWGYEAGQSGVGDIFGWFTKNGVPPEYHQAASAQGVSVHEYLTELAEKQEIGQHGLIALDWHSGNRSVLVDHELSGVVVGQTLATKPEDTYRALLEATAFGTRTIVDAFRDSGVPVKEFIVAGGLLKNKLLMQIYADVTGLQLSTIGSEQGPALGSAIHAAVAAGKYKDIREAAAAMAAAPGAVYTPIPENVAAYQALFNEYRTLHDYFGRGTNDVMHRLKAIQRKAASKGSASAMAGDAPPSNAASQASQALEGATA
- a CDS encoding L-ribulose-5-phosphate 4-epimerase, whose product is MSSLQDTIAAVRQEVCRLHAELTRYQLVVWTAGNVSGRIPGHELMVIKPSGVSYDDLTPEQMVVTDLHGVPVDSITTGTGQTISWHNPALSPSSDTAAHAYVYRNMPEVGGVVHTHSTYATAWAARGEDIPCVLTMMGDEFGGPIPVGPFALIGDDSIGKGIVETLKNSNSPAVLMQNHGPFTIGKDARAAVKAAVMCEEVAKTVHVSRQLGEPLPIDEAKIASLFDRYQNVYGR